One part of the Tachysurus fulvidraco isolate hzauxx_2018 chromosome 23, HZAU_PFXX_2.0, whole genome shotgun sequence genome encodes these proteins:
- the LOC113658100 gene encoding polymeric immunoglobulin receptor-like has translation MKILVIILYLISGPVDCSDVIGYSGGSVIVFSDINWYKHNSKYICKVNEKDCTDIIRVDTKRHQVQEGRFKLYSNTNKFFLVLIRKLKPQDAGMYRFGLGDQSNLTMNLKIYNNTSSRLPKIINAYLGQNITITCNYPGEYERNSKYVNTVDDDINIYQILNTNTKFQNSRFSISDDRSAKVLSVNISDVRETDEVFYLFGVYYGDGSVRYSSYFTEVWLHVTELSTKTPPTTDSDLMTIAALIETPSAVCFTSSVIIIIIMLIGGCGLMIYKVRQKRTQDYTLSFKSKENKQLTPDYNAYSASGYENIKTSSM, from the exons ATGAAGATCCTCGTCATCATCCTCTACCTGATCTCAG gtccaGTAGACTGCTCTGATGTGATTGGTTACTCAGGTGGAAGTGTCATTGTGTTCTCTGATATAAACTGGTACAAACACAATAGTAAATATATCTGCAAAGTGAATGAAAAAGACTGCACTGATATAATACGTGTTGACACCAAACGCCACCAAGTTCAAGAAGGAAGATTCAAGTTGtattcaaacacaaacaaattctTCTTAGTATTGATCAGAAAGCTGAAGCCACAAGATGCTGGAATGTATAGATTTGGACTGGGGGATCAGAGCAACTTGACCATGAACCTAAAAATTTATAATA ATACATCTTCCAGGTTGCCCAAAATAATAAACGCTTATCTTGGGCAGAATATTACCATCACCTGTAACTATCCAGGGGAGTATGAGAGAAACAGCAAATATGTCAACACAGTGGATGATGACATTAACATTTATCAAATTCTTAATACTAACACAAAATTTCAGAACAGCAGATTCTCCATTTCTGATGACAGAAGTGCTAAAGTTCTCAGTGTGAACATCAGCGACGTGAGAGAAACtgatgaagtattttatttatttggtgtgtATTATGGAGACGGATCAGTCAGATATAGCTCCTACTTTACAGAGGTGTGGCTACATGTTACAG AACTGAGCACAAAAACTCCCCCAACAACAGACAGTGACCTGATGACCATAGCAGCACTGATAGAAACTCCATCTGCAGTGTGTTTCA CTTCCtctgttatcatcatcatcatcatgctgaTCGGAGGATGTGGGTTAATGATCTACAAAGTGAGACAGAAGAGAACACAAG ATTATACACTTTCATTCAAGAGTAAAGAGAATAAACAA cTTACTCCTGATTATAACGCTTATTCTGCTTCTGGGtatgaaaacattaaaaccagCTCAATGTAA